A part of Microbacterium atlanticum genomic DNA contains:
- a CDS encoding acyltransferase, with translation MRVVPSADVASDAVIGEGSSIWHLAQVREGARLGRNCIVGRGAYVGSGVVMGDNCKVQNYALVYEPASLGDGVFIGPAVVLTNDTYPRAINPDGSLKSAHDWEPVGVTIRTGASIGARSTCVAPVTIGAWATVAAGAVVVKDVPDFALVAGVPARRIGWVGQAGLPLLALDEGRWRCPATERTYIETDGILSEEDA, from the coding sequence GTGCGCGTCGTTCCGAGTGCCGATGTCGCCTCCGACGCGGTGATCGGCGAAGGCTCCTCGATCTGGCACCTCGCCCAAGTGCGTGAGGGGGCGCGGCTCGGGCGCAACTGCATCGTGGGACGCGGCGCCTACGTCGGCTCCGGGGTCGTCATGGGCGACAACTGCAAGGTGCAGAATTACGCCCTCGTGTATGAGCCGGCCTCGCTCGGGGACGGCGTGTTCATCGGGCCCGCCGTCGTTCTCACCAACGACACGTATCCGCGCGCGATCAATCCGGACGGCTCGCTCAAGAGCGCGCACGACTGGGAGCCCGTCGGCGTGACCATCCGCACCGGCGCGTCCATCGGCGCGCGGTCCACCTGCGTTGCCCCGGTCACCATCGGCGCGTGGGCCACCGTGGCCGCCGGTGCGGTCGTGGTGAAGGATGTGCCCGACTTCGCGCTGGTTGCCGGCGTCCCCGCCCGCCGGATCGGCTGGGTAGGCCAGGCGGGGCTGCCGCTCCTCGCCCTGGATGAGGGGCGCTGGCGCTGCCCTGCCACCGAGCGGACGTATATCGAAACCGACGGGATTCTTTCCGAGGAGGACGCATGA
- a CDS encoding DegT/DnrJ/EryC1/StrS family aminotransferase, with product MTDFIPAARPIIGDDERAAVDRVLRSGMVAQGPEVAAFEAEFSAHFVDGRPVVAVNSGTSGLHLGLLAAGVGPGDEVIVPSFTFAATANSVALTGATPVFADIEPETFTLDPASVEAAITARTKGIMPVHLYGHPARMTELGALADSHGLALYEDAAQAHGAALGGRPVGTFGAFAMFSLYPTKNMTSGEGGMIAAADDRIARNARLLRNQGMERQYENEVIGFNARMTDIHAAIGRVQLTKVDAWTEARRHNAAVLDENLRGVVVPPVADGARHVYHQYTVRVPEDRDGFVQALKEEHGVGSGVYYPIPNHRLPSLERFAPGLHLDQTERAAAEVVSLPVHPSLVEADLERIVTAVNAVAGAGA from the coding sequence ATGACCGACTTCATCCCCGCCGCCAGGCCGATCATCGGCGACGACGAGCGTGCCGCCGTCGACCGCGTCCTGCGCAGCGGAATGGTCGCCCAGGGCCCCGAGGTGGCCGCCTTCGAGGCAGAGTTCTCGGCGCACTTCGTCGACGGACGTCCCGTCGTCGCGGTCAATTCCGGCACCTCCGGCCTTCACCTTGGTCTTCTCGCCGCCGGGGTCGGCCCGGGCGACGAGGTGATCGTCCCCTCGTTCACCTTCGCCGCGACCGCCAACTCGGTCGCCCTCACCGGTGCCACCCCGGTCTTCGCCGACATCGAGCCGGAGACGTTCACGCTGGACCCGGCGTCGGTAGAAGCAGCCATCACCGCCAGGACCAAGGGGATCATGCCGGTCCACCTGTACGGGCACCCCGCGCGCATGACGGAGCTCGGCGCCCTGGCGGACAGCCATGGCCTCGCGCTGTACGAGGATGCCGCCCAGGCACACGGCGCGGCGCTCGGCGGCCGTCCGGTCGGCACATTCGGCGCGTTCGCCATGTTCTCGCTGTACCCGACGAAGAACATGACCAGCGGCGAAGGCGGCATGATCGCCGCGGCCGACGACCGGATCGCCCGCAACGCCCGCCTGCTGCGCAACCAGGGCATGGAGCGCCAGTACGAGAACGAGGTCATCGGCTTCAACGCCCGGATGACCGACATCCACGCCGCCATCGGGCGCGTCCAGCTGACGAAGGTCGATGCCTGGACGGAGGCCCGCCGTCACAACGCCGCGGTCCTCGATGAGAACCTGCGCGGCGTCGTCGTCCCGCCGGTCGCGGACGGAGCGAGGCACGTCTACCACCAGTACACCGTCCGCGTCCCCGAGGACCGGGACGGCTTCGTCCAAGCGCTCAAGGAGGAGCACGGCGTGGGCAGTGGGGTCTACTACCCCATCCCCAACCACCGCCTGCCGTCCCTCGAGCGCTTCGCGCCGGGACTGCACCTCGACCAGACCGAGCGCGCCGCGGCGGAGGTCGTCTCCCTGCCGGTGCACCCGTCGCTGGTTGAGGCCGACCTCGAGCGCATCGTGACCGCTGTGAACGCCGTCGCCGGGGCGGGCGCCTGA
- a CDS encoding Gfo/Idh/MocA family protein: MAGLRAGLLGLGMMGRHHARILRDVDGVELVAVADPGGDPHRVAGGLDVLPDVEALIAAGLDIAIVAIPTRFHADAALALADAGIHTLVEKPIAEDTETGYRVAAAFGERGLVGAVGHVERFNPALQQLRARLAHGDAGDVYQIATRRQSSFPGRIGDVGVAKDLATHDVDLTAWVAQSGYESVSAQTAHKSGRAFEDMISMTGRLRNGVIANHLINWLSPMKERVTVVTGERGTFIADTATGDLTFYANGTVALEWESVSTFRGVSEGDVTRFAFAKKEPLRAELEAFRDAVRGEETQLSTMAEAAHTLEVVESALRSAGGGGVLVATAPAAG; the protein is encoded by the coding sequence ATGGCCGGACTGAGAGCGGGCCTTCTCGGTCTCGGGATGATGGGGCGCCATCACGCCCGGATCCTGCGCGATGTGGACGGCGTCGAGCTGGTGGCCGTCGCCGACCCCGGCGGAGACCCGCACCGCGTCGCCGGTGGCCTTGACGTGCTGCCCGACGTCGAAGCGCTCATCGCCGCGGGCCTGGACATCGCGATCGTGGCGATCCCCACCCGCTTCCACGCCGACGCCGCGCTGGCCCTCGCGGACGCGGGCATCCACACGCTGGTCGAGAAGCCGATCGCCGAAGACACCGAGACCGGCTACCGGGTGGCGGCGGCGTTCGGCGAGCGTGGACTGGTCGGCGCGGTCGGGCACGTCGAGCGGTTCAACCCGGCGCTGCAGCAGTTGCGCGCACGGCTGGCCCACGGGGACGCCGGGGACGTCTATCAGATCGCCACCCGCCGCCAGAGCAGCTTCCCCGGGCGCATCGGCGACGTCGGCGTCGCCAAAGACCTCGCCACCCACGATGTGGACCTGACGGCCTGGGTCGCTCAGTCGGGCTATGAGTCGGTGTCGGCGCAGACCGCCCACAAGAGCGGCCGCGCGTTCGAGGACATGATCTCGATGACCGGCCGCCTGCGCAACGGCGTCATCGCCAATCACCTCATCAACTGGCTGAGCCCGATGAAGGAGCGCGTCACGGTCGTCACGGGCGAGCGCGGCACCTTCATCGCCGACACGGCGACCGGCGATCTCACGTTCTATGCCAACGGTACCGTCGCGCTGGAATGGGAGTCGGTGTCGACTTTCCGCGGCGTCTCGGAGGGGGATGTGACGCGCTTCGCGTTCGCGAAGAAGGAGCCGCTGCGGGCCGAGCTGGAGGCCTTCCGCGACGCGGTGCGCGGCGAGGAGACGCAGCTGTCCACGATGGCGGAGGCGGCGCACACCCTCGAGGTCGTCGAGTCCGCGCTGCGCTCGGCCGGTGGTGGCGGCGTCCTGGTCGCTACGGCGCCTGCGGCGGGCTGA
- a CDS encoding glycosyltransferase family 2 protein — MYRGARIAAVVPAYKEERMISRVIETMPDYVDDIVIVDDCSPDDTSGAVQRVGSERVTLIRHEVNQGVGGAIITGHKAALELGSDVNVIMAGDAQMDPHYLPKLLDSVTDGGYGFAKANRFYAPESFTGMPGYRVFGNIVLSFMTKLTSGYWNLFDPQNGYTAVRADVVRRLPLDRIAKRYSFENDLLIHLNILQVPAVDVPIPAVYGEEVSSIKLRRVIPELLHRLTVGFWTRIWYRYVLWSFSPIALLLFLGLILFAFGIAVSIWILFQVFGSVIATAGTVMLAALPLMLGTQMLISALQLDIQATPSAPTYPPFGAVGSAGPPEEPKRISPPQAP; from the coding sequence ATGTACCGGGGAGCCCGGATCGCGGCCGTCGTGCCCGCCTACAAGGAAGAGCGCATGATCAGCCGGGTCATCGAGACGATGCCGGACTACGTCGACGACATCGTCATCGTCGACGACTGCAGCCCTGACGATACGAGCGGAGCCGTCCAGCGCGTCGGCAGCGAGCGCGTCACTCTCATCCGGCACGAGGTGAACCAGGGCGTGGGCGGCGCGATCATCACGGGTCACAAGGCCGCCCTCGAACTCGGGAGCGACGTCAATGTGATCATGGCCGGCGACGCGCAGATGGATCCGCACTACTTGCCCAAGCTCCTGGACAGCGTGACGGACGGCGGCTACGGGTTCGCCAAGGCCAACCGCTTCTATGCGCCCGAATCGTTCACCGGGATGCCGGGCTATCGCGTGTTCGGCAACATCGTGCTGTCGTTCATGACCAAGCTGACGTCGGGGTACTGGAACCTCTTCGACCCTCAGAACGGGTATACCGCAGTGCGGGCCGACGTGGTCCGCCGGCTGCCGCTGGACCGCATCGCCAAGCGCTACAGCTTCGAGAACGACCTCCTCATCCACCTGAACATCCTCCAGGTCCCCGCCGTCGACGTCCCCATACCCGCGGTGTACGGCGAGGAGGTGTCGAGCATCAAGCTGCGACGGGTGATCCCCGAGCTCCTGCACCGGCTCACCGTCGGCTTCTGGACCCGGATCTGGTATCGCTACGTGCTGTGGTCGTTCTCGCCGATCGCGCTGCTGCTCTTCCTCGGCCTCATCCTGTTCGCCTTCGGCATCGCCGTCAGCATCTGGATCCTCTTCCAGGTCTTCGGCTCGGTGATCGCGACCGCGGGGACGGTGATGCTGGCCGCGCTCCCGCTCATGCTGGGGACGCAGATGCTCATCAGCGCACTCCAGCTGGACATCCAGGCCACCCCGTCGGCTCCGACCTACCCGCCGTTCGGGGCGGTCGGAAGCGCGGGGCCTCCCGAGGAGCCGAAGCGGATCAGCCCGCCGCAGGCGCCGTAG
- a CDS encoding GtrA family protein, with the protein MHAEPRPEPSPLIVRIWSSSAVRYLFVGGLAFLFDVGVLWLLHDVLGVPLPISTPAAFLLSFAFTYTLQRTVAFRASDDVAPSVVRYAILVAANTVATTGIVWAADALGLPWIVGKIAAVVATTIWNYFIYRYWVFSARKGS; encoded by the coding sequence GTGCATGCGGAACCTCGCCCCGAGCCGAGCCCGCTGATCGTCCGCATCTGGTCCTCCAGCGCCGTCCGCTACCTGTTCGTGGGCGGCCTCGCGTTCCTGTTCGACGTCGGCGTGCTCTGGCTGCTCCACGACGTCTTGGGGGTGCCGTTGCCGATCAGCACGCCCGCCGCCTTCCTGCTCAGCTTCGCCTTCACCTACACGCTGCAGCGCACGGTCGCCTTCCGGGCGTCGGACGACGTCGCGCCCAGCGTCGTGCGCTACGCGATCCTGGTGGCCGCGAACACCGTGGCCACGACCGGCATCGTGTGGGCCGCAGATGCACTGGGGCTGCCGTGGATCGTCGGCAAGATCGCCGCCGTGGTGGCCACCACGATCTGGAACTACTTCATCTATCGGTACTGGGTGTTCTCAGCCCGGAAGGGAAGCTGA
- the glf gene encoding UDP-galactopyranose mutase, with the protein MDLLIVGSGFFGLTIAERAAAAGRRVTVIDRRDHIGGNAYSESDPDTGIEVHRYGAHLFHTSNPVVWEYANRFTQFTDYVHRVYTTHRGVVYPLPINLGTINQFFAAAYTPAQARALVQESAGEYDPKNARNLEERGIGLIGRPLYEAFIRGYTAKQWQTDPKDLPAGVISRLPVRYTYDNRYFDDRWEGLPVDGYTAWLERMADHPRIEVRLSTDYFDASQPLHKAATAGQVPVVYTGPIDRYFDYSEGALSWRTLDFEREVVAVSDFQGTPVMNYADEDVPYTRIHEFKHFHPERSDRYPADRTVIVREYSRFAGDDDEPYYPVNTPDDRDGLLAYRERAKAETDVYFGGRLGTYQYLDMHMAIGSALSMWNNQLA; encoded by the coding sequence ATGGATCTCCTCATCGTCGGCTCCGGATTCTTCGGCCTCACGATCGCCGAGAGGGCGGCGGCCGCTGGACGCCGGGTAACGGTCATCGACCGGCGCGACCACATCGGCGGCAATGCGTACAGCGAGTCCGATCCCGACACGGGGATCGAGGTGCACCGCTACGGCGCTCACCTGTTCCACACCTCGAACCCGGTCGTGTGGGAGTACGCCAACCGGTTCACGCAGTTCACCGATTACGTGCACCGCGTCTACACCACGCATCGCGGGGTGGTGTACCCGCTGCCGATCAACCTCGGCACCATCAACCAGTTCTTCGCCGCGGCCTACACCCCTGCGCAGGCCCGTGCCCTGGTGCAGGAGTCGGCCGGCGAGTACGACCCGAAGAACGCCCGCAACCTCGAGGAGCGCGGCATCGGCCTGATCGGCCGGCCGCTCTACGAGGCGTTCATCCGCGGCTACACCGCCAAGCAGTGGCAGACCGATCCGAAGGATCTGCCCGCGGGCGTCATCAGCCGGCTCCCGGTGCGCTACACCTACGACAACCGGTACTTCGACGACCGCTGGGAGGGACTCCCCGTCGATGGATACACCGCGTGGCTCGAGAGGATGGCCGACCACCCGCGCATCGAGGTCCGCCTGTCGACGGACTACTTCGACGCGTCGCAGCCGCTGCACAAGGCGGCGACGGCGGGGCAGGTGCCCGTGGTCTACACCGGGCCGATCGACCGCTACTTCGACTACAGCGAAGGGGCGCTGTCGTGGCGGACCCTCGACTTCGAGCGAGAGGTCGTCGCGGTGTCCGACTTCCAGGGCACCCCGGTCATGAACTACGCCGACGAGGACGTGCCGTACACGCGCATCCACGAGTTCAAGCACTTCCACCCCGAGCGCTCGGACCGCTACCCGGCCGACCGGACCGTCATCGTGCGCGAGTACTCCCGCTTCGCGGGCGACGACGACGAGCCGTACTATCCAGTCAACACCCCGGACGACCGCGACGGCCTGCTGGCGTACCGGGAGCGAGCGAAGGCGGAGACGGACGTCTACTTCGGAGGCCGGCTGGGCACCTACCAGTACCTGGACATGCACATGGCGATCGGCTCGGCGCTGTCGATGTGGAACAACCAGCTGGCGTGA
- a CDS encoding glycosyltransferase family 2 protein, giving the protein MTAHDRRVLVVMPAFNEAEAIGGVIAEVRSTLPTVDVVVVDDGSGDDTSRIAKAAGAIALRLPFNLGVGGAMRLGYIYAVENGYDVVVQVDADGQHDPAAVPDLVEKLDEADIVIGARFAGVGDYSARGLRRLAMRVMAKVLSRTAKTTLTDTTSGFKACGPRAVALFSENYPAEYLGDTIEALVIAARSGCRITQVPVAMRVRAGGKPSHNPFRSAVYLLRAFVALGFAYVRPAPAVTSSRVSA; this is encoded by the coding sequence ATGACTGCCCACGACCGGCGCGTCCTCGTCGTGATGCCTGCCTTCAACGAAGCGGAGGCGATCGGCGGGGTGATCGCAGAGGTGCGGTCGACACTGCCCACTGTCGACGTCGTCGTGGTCGACGACGGCTCCGGCGACGACACGTCCCGCATCGCCAAGGCGGCGGGGGCGATCGCGCTGCGTCTGCCGTTCAACCTCGGCGTCGGTGGTGCGATGCGGCTCGGCTACATCTACGCCGTCGAGAACGGGTACGACGTGGTGGTCCAGGTCGACGCCGACGGACAGCATGACCCGGCCGCGGTGCCCGACCTCGTCGAGAAGCTCGACGAGGCCGACATCGTCATCGGTGCGAGGTTCGCCGGCGTGGGCGACTACAGCGCCCGGGGTCTGCGCCGGCTCGCCATGCGCGTGATGGCCAAGGTCCTGAGCCGCACTGCCAAGACCACGCTCACCGACACGACGTCCGGCTTCAAGGCGTGCGGGCCCCGCGCCGTGGCCCTGTTTTCGGAGAACTATCCGGCCGAATACCTCGGGGACACCATCGAGGCGCTCGTCATCGCCGCCCGGTCGGGATGCCGCATCACCCAGGTGCCCGTCGCGATGCGCGTGCGCGCCGGGGGCAAGCCGTCCCACAACCCGTTCCGCTCGGCCGTCTACCTGCTCCGCGCCTTCGTGGCGCTGGGCTTCGCGTACGTCCGGCCGGCGCCGGCCGTCACGTCGTCCCGAGTGAGCGCATGA
- a CDS encoding DUF2304 domain-containing protein, whose amino-acid sequence MTATAYLVGIAGAVLMLSVVIELLRRRRLRERHAVWWLIATTLAVIAGLFPGLLVWVADLVGVVLPANLVFFVSIGMLVLVAIQHSAELTDLESETRVLAERTALLEERIRLLEAGQRAQLSEADEGSDPAI is encoded by the coding sequence ATGACCGCGACCGCGTACCTCGTCGGCATCGCCGGCGCCGTCCTGATGCTCTCGGTCGTCATCGAGCTGCTCCGGCGCCGCCGGCTGCGTGAGCGTCACGCCGTGTGGTGGCTGATCGCGACGACGCTGGCCGTGATCGCCGGACTCTTCCCCGGCCTGCTCGTGTGGGTGGCCGACCTCGTGGGCGTGGTGCTGCCGGCGAACCTCGTCTTCTTCGTCAGCATCGGCATGCTCGTGCTCGTGGCCATCCAGCACAGCGCCGAGCTGACCGACCTCGAGTCCGAGACGCGGGTGCTCGCCGAGCGCACCGCGCTGCTGGAGGAGCGCATCCGACTGCTGGAGGCGGGGCAGCGCGCTCAGCTCTCAGAGGCGGACGAGGGCTCCGATCCCGCCATCTGA
- a CDS encoding DUF2142 domain-containing protein, producing the protein MKLPRWARSLGMVLVPLSLAVTLLAWGVSSPPGSSPDDDYHLASIWCAQGIEPGQCEEAGAEVSRRVPAELVDWVGCFKFRPDVSAACPVDVGELSSTKRGNWYVSAYPPVFYGTMSLFVTDDVSTSVILMRSANALLYVAVLAGLFFLLPRGLRPVLVWGAAVTAVPLGLFLIPSVNPSSWAVLSATGLWVAAWGFFRAEGWRKWALAGMTSLLLVVGAGARSDAAVYGVLALAVACVLSASRTRAFARDLLLPFGLVVIAVLFFFSGRQSAVVTSDTAASDGDIPLSLLAFINIKQLPELWAGVFGIWQVGGLGWLDTTMPGVVWVFALVVFGGVSFWGMRTGDVRKWIVVAGVSLSLVAVPMYILLNDGVVVGQFVQPRYIYPLIIVLAGVVLIGLSGAALGLGRLQLVLVAVALAIAAGVALHVNLRRYITGLDNETFNLNDPIEWWWNAPVSPMLVWFAGSAAAALTAGLLVAFAWSSATAASARLAQMAGSEPSSASES; encoded by the coding sequence ATGAAGCTCCCCCGCTGGGCGCGCAGCCTCGGCATGGTCCTCGTGCCGCTCTCGCTCGCCGTCACCCTCCTCGCGTGGGGGGTGTCCTCACCGCCCGGCTCGAGCCCCGACGACGACTACCACCTGGCGAGCATCTGGTGCGCCCAGGGCATCGAGCCGGGTCAGTGCGAGGAGGCGGGCGCGGAGGTGTCGCGCCGCGTGCCGGCGGAGCTCGTCGACTGGGTCGGCTGCTTCAAGTTCCGCCCGGACGTGTCGGCGGCCTGCCCGGTGGATGTCGGGGAGCTGTCGAGCACGAAACGCGGGAACTGGTATGTGAGCGCCTACCCGCCGGTGTTCTACGGGACCATGAGCCTCTTCGTCACGGACGACGTCTCGACGTCGGTCATCCTGATGCGCTCCGCCAACGCGCTGCTCTATGTCGCGGTCCTCGCCGGGCTGTTCTTCCTCTTGCCCCGCGGTCTGCGCCCGGTTCTCGTCTGGGGGGCCGCCGTCACCGCCGTGCCGCTCGGCCTCTTCCTGATTCCGAGCGTGAATCCCAGTTCCTGGGCGGTGCTGTCGGCCACTGGCCTGTGGGTGGCCGCGTGGGGCTTCTTCCGGGCCGAGGGATGGCGCAAGTGGGCCCTCGCGGGAATGACGAGCCTGCTGCTCGTGGTGGGAGCAGGCGCGCGGAGCGACGCCGCAGTCTACGGTGTGCTCGCGCTCGCGGTCGCCTGTGTGCTTTCCGCCTCGCGCACGCGCGCCTTCGCGCGGGACCTCCTGCTTCCCTTCGGCCTCGTCGTGATCGCGGTGCTGTTCTTCTTCAGCGGCCGGCAATCCGCCGTCGTCACGAGTGACACCGCAGCGTCCGACGGCGACATTCCGCTATCCCTGCTGGCCTTCATCAACATCAAGCAGCTGCCGGAGCTCTGGGCGGGCGTCTTCGGCATATGGCAGGTCGGAGGTCTGGGCTGGCTCGACACCACGATGCCCGGCGTCGTCTGGGTCTTCGCGCTCGTCGTCTTCGGCGGGGTCTCGTTCTGGGGAATGCGCACCGGCGACGTCCGGAAGTGGATCGTCGTCGCAGGCGTCAGCCTGAGCCTCGTCGCCGTGCCGATGTACATCCTGCTGAACGACGGCGTCGTCGTCGGGCAGTTCGTCCAGCCGCGCTACATCTACCCGCTCATCATCGTGCTCGCCGGCGTCGTTCTCATCGGCCTCTCGGGAGCCGCGCTGGGACTCGGCCGGCTGCAGCTGGTGCTCGTGGCCGTCGCCCTGGCGATCGCGGCCGGCGTCGCGCTGCACGTCAACCTCCGGCGCTACATCACCGGCCTCGACAACGAGACCTTCAACCTGAACGATCCGATCGAATGGTGGTGGAACGCACCGGTGTCGCCGATGCTCGTCTGGTTCGCGGGATCGGCCGCGGCGGCGCTGACCGCCGGCCTGCTCGTCGCCTTCGCGTGGTCGAGCGCGACGGCGGCCTCCGCACGCCTCGCTCAGATGGCGGGATCGGAGCCCTCGTCCGCCTCTGAGAGCTGA